The Deltaproteobacteria bacterium genome has a segment encoding these proteins:
- the icd gene encoding isocitrate dehydrogenase (NADP(+)) yields the protein MPFWRTDKPDQVVVPYIEGDGIGPDIWKAGRPVLEAAVRKAYSGKRKIEWLEVLAGEKAFSRTGEWLPEETLAAIRRYGLALKGPLTTPVGKGIRSLNVQLRQILDLYVCLRPVRYFAGVPSPMSHPEKVDMVIFRENTEDVYSGIEWPAGSPESQELAEWIEKKTGKRLNPDSGIGIKPISLSGTNRLVRRAIEYALRRNKSSVTLVHKGNIMKFTEGAFRTWGYELAREEFSDKTLTEAELQNQPEEERSSGKVIIKDRIADMMFQQCLLRPEEYSVIATTNLNGDYLSDALAAQVGGLGMAPGANMGDDCAVFEATHGSAPQYAGQDKVNPGSLILSGVLLLEHLNWQEAADLIYGALQRTISDKIVTYDLARQMDDAHEVSCSQFGRSLIEHME from the coding sequence ATGCCCTTTTGGAGAACTGATAAACCTGATCAAGTGGTTGTACCCTATATCGAAGGGGACGGTATCGGACCGGATATCTGGAAGGCCGGCCGACCGGTTTTGGAGGCGGCGGTCCGCAAGGCTTATTCGGGGAAGCGCAAGATCGAATGGCTGGAAGTCCTGGCCGGGGAAAAAGCCTTTTCCCGGACAGGGGAGTGGCTGCCGGAAGAGACCCTGGCAGCAATCCGCCGATACGGCTTGGCCTTAAAAGGCCCTTTGACCACCCCGGTTGGCAAAGGGATCCGGAGCCTCAATGTCCAGCTCAGGCAGATCCTGGACCTCTATGTCTGTCTTAGGCCGGTCCGCTATTTTGCCGGGGTCCCCAGCCCGATGAGCCATCCGGAAAAGGTGGACATGGTGATCTTCCGGGAGAACACCGAAGATGTCTACTCCGGAATCGAATGGCCGGCCGGAAGTCCCGAATCCCAGGAACTTGCCGAATGGATCGAAAAGAAAACCGGAAAACGATTAAACCCCGATTCGGGGATCGGCATCAAGCCCATCAGCCTTTCCGGGACCAATCGGCTGGTGCGGCGGGCCATTGAATATGCCCTCCGGCGCAATAAATCCAGTGTTACCCTGGTCCACAAAGGTAATATCATGAAGTTCACCGAAGGGGCTTTCCGCACTTGGGGCTATGAGCTGGCCCGGGAAGAATTTTCGGATAAAACCTTGACCGAAGCAGAGCTGCAAAATCAACCGGAAGAAGAACGATCTTCCGGGAAAGTAATTATCAAAGACCGGATCGCCGACATGATGTTTCAACAATGCCTCCTGCGCCCGGAAGAATATTCGGTCATCGCCACCACCAACCTCAATGGCGATTATCTTTCCGATGCCCTGGCCGCCCAGGTCGGAGGGCTGGGCATGGCTCCGGGTGCCAATATGGGGGATGATTGTGCCGTCTTTGAGGCCACCCACGGGTCGGCCCCTCAGTATGCCGGCCAGGACAAGGTAAACCCGGGGTCTTTGATTCTTTCCGGTGTCTTATTATTGGAGCATTTGAATTGGCAGGAAGCGGCCGACTTGATTTATGGAGCCCTTCAAAGGACTATCTCCGATAAAATCGTCACTTATGATCTGGCCCGCCAGATGGACGATGCCCATGAGGTCTCATGTTCCCAATTTGGAAGGTCCCTGATCGAACACATGGAATAA